The window TCAGCTTCATTTACACCTCCACAAAGATTTCTTGGATGATAGAAGGTAATTGTTGTTCTCGCAGACCTGAAATTCAAAAGGCATTAAGACTTATTATAACTtacttttcatctttattttcttgtatAAACTTCAATGTTTAGTAGACTAGGGAGTAGGGACTCAGTTTTATAGTTTGGTAGAATTGATTTTTGAACTGTTGAAAGATGTGTAAATTAATCTCAGTCACATGTTTTACATTGGAACATACTCAGTGTGAAGAAAGATGTAACCAAATGAGCACTAAGTTGCTAACTAAAACTAAACAAACCCGAATTCTAAGGATGAAAATGAGCAATAAGGACAAATATTTTAAGTAAGAACTttgttatatatgtaaataaactCATCCTCAAATTCTACCATATTTTATACCAAACTTTATAGTAACACAAATGATAATTTCCAAATGAATAGATCTTGTCAGAACAAGAAAAGTTCAATTTACCGCAAAGGCGTTTCCGTTGTctgaaattcattaaatatcCTAGTCAAAGAAAGGGAAATATCTTTTCCTAATAGAGAATAATAAGCTACGGCATAGAGAAAACggttaaaagttttttaaacaTCTCAAAGGCCCACACATCCAAGGAATTATCCAAGGAAAAAGGCAAGGATTCCCAGAAGGTGCTCTGTTTTCTTTTGTTCTAATAATAATCTATTTGGTAAAAGAGCTTCGTCAACTATGGGAAGCTGTTACCTATTATTACCATAAGCAGATCTGATATATcccttttacaattttttaaaaataaaggaatcCATCATACCTTTTCCCAGCCATATTGCATATTATTCTTTgtatgtaaattaaaaaagagagtTTAGAAACTTGCTTGACATTTTTACATTTTAGTGGTTCTATAAAATATGAATCTAAGACATGACAACTTAGCATGAGTTTAGAACGTAAGAATGGTATATTCAACCACATCCAGAagacaaaagattaaaaataaaaataaaaataaaaataaataataaatgaaagaaaaaaaaacagaagtaaTGGTACACTTGCAAAACGAGAATTTATTCAGATGGTGAGATATTGAAATTATAAGTTTGACTAGTTTACTTGTCTACATAACCTGTAATATTCATTtgagtaaattattttacttttacagTAATGTATAGTTATCAAATTTCCCTATATAATAACTGCAAAACACAAATTTAGGCAACTATCTAGGCATCTAGGGTGAGGTACTGTCAAGACTTTTTAATATTAACACTTTGTTTGGATAGGAAATGAAATTGAGTGGAAAGAATGAGAGAGGAAAGAAATAGAAATGatattaattgaattgatttttggaTGGAATTGTGTACTCTTTGGATTGATGGAATTAGGAAGGAATAAAAtgaagtgatttattttcagttgGTTGATTATATGAAAAAGCGAAGGGAAAGAAATGAGAAATATTACAAAACGATGATTTTAcccatataattaaattcaatttttaattaaaacaaaatttaaaatttaaaacataatttcaaTCCAATGAtctaatttaatacaaaattatgGCTActacgtgttttttttttaatctccaGTGGTaagtataaatttattaaatagtgGCAAAGTATGCTTTTCTTTTACAGTATCCGGTCGcagccattaaaaaaaaaaactgcactTTCAATCTTCAATTTCCCTTGAGAATCACAGAAAAGTTGGAATGATTTGTAATAAGGTGGGGACCATGAATTTTCATTACTTTCCTAACTTATCATCAAACAAAGGATATGATTAATATCCTTCCTAAATCCTTTCCACTAAAACCACtccctcctttttttttatcagcaaaagtaTAGATATATTATATAGAATATTAAAAACAGTACAAGTGGTACTGTTGTATATACATCCTTTCCACTAAAATACTCCCTCCAAAATCactcaaaacaaacaaaatcacTCAAAACAAACAAAGTGCAAGTGAAATAGACATTTTAATTGATCTCcttgctttaatttttaattcaagcaTCGAAAGCAGATACTTGGGGGCTTTGGTATGTGAAAAGTTTTTTCATGCCGGTGAGTCATGATTTCTGGgtatgaataaaatttgtttagttgaaaataaatatttttggaaatattTAAGTTTCCTGAGAACCAAAGAGTTATGTGATATTTTTGtcaattactttaattattaaccacattaaataatctaataagagtaacatgataatttttactatagtataagaaaaaaaattaactcaaaAGATTcccagaaaaaaaattaactcaaaAGATTCCCACCTCTCCCATGGGAAAGTTTTTGTGAGAAACTTAACTAAAAATCATTCCCGGGAAAACTTCTTTACCAGGAAtgcctttttttaaaatacataccAAACATAGGAAACGAAGATTTCTAATCTATGGTTCTCATCAAACTAAAAACTTCTCCCCCTACCAAAAGCCCCCTCAGTGTGGATCTTATGGTGAAAAACTCAATCTCCATAAACTTACCAAGTAATTCATAACAAAAGGAGAAATTAATGCCAACAATTACTTGCCTCCATCACTAGCAATCTACACAAACACAACAGAATCCAAAACCACTTTTGAACTTTCTAACGTAAGTTACCTTTCTCTATGCAATTGATTAACTTGTTTTGAATAAGATATTTCAAAAAAGGAAGTTTCAAACATATTTGTCAAATCATATATTACAAATAATCAGTTTTAACATTTTCTTGTTAATAGTACTAGTAGTTAGTACaacacaggaaaaaaaaaagcaacaagCAAACTTACATTGAACACCAGCTGTACTACTCATCTGGGATGGATGATGCCATCAAAGTTGAATCCCAATTCACATTATCTTTTAATGCTAGAGGGTTGAAGCAATGAAAATCACTCTCCAATCTCCACCACTTTGTTAATGTGGTAGCAACGAATCAAATGACATCGATTATTTTTGCATCTGTACAAATGGTCTCTGAGAAACTCCTATGTCCGCTAacatatgtttttctttataagATGGTGGGTTTATAAGGATCAGTGAATCGAATATCTTCCACTCTACTTTTTGGTTTGATTACATGGAGTCCAGTCCGCACAACAAGCGGCTCTGTTGGGTTCCATTTGAAATCAACATCAACAAAGACCCCTACATGATTCCAACCATTTTCTGAAACTACTTCATCCACATTATCTTCAAATTTAATCTGTCCTTCACCAAATGTAAGTATATGATCAGTTAATACTGGGAACTCGAAATaaaaccatctcctttgaaACTCGGTCTTCATTTTATTGCCATTAATGGACACAATAGGTTTAAGTCCAAAAGGGTGCTTATGCATGAGTCCAGCAAGACAGAGAGATATCACTGGGAACTTGTTACGAAACCAAAAGGAAATTGATTGTCCCCTGCTGCAGTGCTCAAACCATTCTGGAATCCTTGTTCCTGGCAAAGAATATCTCTTATTTCCAGCCTCATGCAACTCCTGTTAGTCATAGTTCATATGATTAGAAGAACATGTAGAGTTTAATCAATGCGAATACCAAATATGAAATCAAATAACCAATCAAGGAAAACAAAGATTAACCTGTTTCAGTAGCATTCTCCTACATGAGGCAGTCAAGGATCTGCAGTTTGTTGCAGACAAAAACTCTATGCTTGGTGGAATCCCTCTAATTTCTTGAAGATTCTCACAATCATCCAAAATAAGTTCTCTCAAACAGCAACCTGCTTTGGTGGATTCAAGAGGAACTGCAAGGTCTAAATCTTTCAAGGATGTGCACCGAATTGCAGATAATGTTTCTAAATTGGGTGGAATCCCCCTAATTTCTTGAAGATGCGTACAGTAGTCCAAATATAGTTTCCTCAAAAGGCGACATTCTTGGATGCATGAAGGAagaattgtaaaattatttgctGAAAGATCTAAGCTTTTCACATTGGCAAACCAAGCGAGTCCTGTATCAATGAATTCATCAGATATACTGCAGGACCATAAATTGACTTGTTTCAAATATGAAGAGGGCATCAGTAAGCTCTTATTTTTCACATCTTCGTCCTGTTTTGAAAATCGCAACCGTTCACATTGGCGAATACTCAACACCTGAAGTTCTCGCAATGTGACAATGCTACTCGGTAACTGAACCATTCCACAGTTGTGCAGTTCTAAACTTTGAAGTCGGACAAGTTCTCTAATTGAATTTGGCAATTTACTTATGGCAGTGTACTCCAAAGAAAGATGCGTTATGTTTTCCATCTTTCCTAATATTTCAGGAAAACTCACAAGACTTGAACAATGCGAAAGGTTGATGCTTTCAAGAGAGGTCAACTTGATTGGTGGAAAAGTCTCAAGCTTGCTACAACCCTCAAAGTTCATGATTTCAAGTTTATCTAGGAATCCAACCGAATCATGAATTTCAACTAAATtctcacaaaaaacaaaagataattcttttaaaattgggAAACCAGATAAATCAGGTGTCCGTGTTAAAAATTCACACCtgtcaaaattcaaaactcTCATGTGCAAAAAGTTTGGCAACTCAAGTGACATAAAGCCACTATAGGGTAACTTCAGTATAGCTAGTTTCTCTGGCTTAAAATCGGATGGTAAAGACTTTGAGGGACAGCCCCACCACTCCAGCACTCTTAAGCTATTTGGAAGTTTTTTTGGACCTTTGGAAAAACACTCCTTTCTGATAATAAGTGTTCTGAGGCTTATCATCTTCACGAAGGCCATTCCATCCCATTGTACCACTTTTTCAGATTTGGAGAAATCCAGAATTATACTTTGAATTTTACATGTTCCCTTTTCAACACAAAAAACACAAGTCAACCACAATACAATGTATGCATGTACTAGTAGGGGAATTGAAATGCAGATTTCAAGCAGTTCTCGTACTATAAAAATGCGGGAAAATCAAGAGTGACTAATACCATCAATAGAATGGCAGAAACTCGACGTAATGTAAAGTTTAAAGTAATGAAATGTAACCTAACATGTAcaataatggtaaaaaaaaatcaatgctaAAAATGAAGATCAAACCATTGATCTCAGTCTTACTCACCGTGTTATCTTCTAAAACATGAACTATATCCTCAGTAGACCATAACCTACTGCGTTTGCCAGGGTGCTCCGGTGATTCCTGTCGAACAATTTCTCTACCCATTTGTTGTATCAAATCGTGCATCTGAACACGGCCATGCTCGTCAATCATTATAAGAGATTTTTCCACCAATGCTCCAATATGAAATTTCAAACAACAACCGTGATGTGCACCAAGTATATGCTCGATCTCTGCTAATTCAAATCCATTGAAGAAACATGCAATGTCTAGAAAAACCTCCTTCTCGAGGTAACCCAGAGCATCAAAGGATATTTTAAGTGCCATGTGTATGTCTCTAGGAGGATTTTTTTCATACTGATCCAAAGTAGATTCCCATTCTTCTATTCCTCTACCATACAAGCTTGAACCTATAAGTTCAAGAGCCAAAGGAATGCCGGAAGCAAAAGTGATTGCACggtttaatttattaatgaaatcTGGATGAACTCTGTCGGTTCTGAAGGCCTTCCAACAAAGCAATTCGAGAGCTTCACCATTGGCCAAAACTTCCACCTCGTATACCTTGTCAACCCCATGGGCTTTAAGCAAATGTCTGTCTCTAGTGGTAATGATGACTCTGCTGCCAGGGCCAAACCAATCAGGACTTCCAACAAGAGCTCGCAAGTCATCTAGCTCACAGACATCGTCAAGAACCAAAAGAAGCCTCTTCCTGGGGAGCATCTTCTTTATTAGTGAAATTCCTTGCTCGACACTTGTCAGACGAATATTGTTCTCACGGAATATCTCAGCAAGCAGGGTTTGCTGGAGATGCACTAAGCCATGCTTCATAGCATTTTCCCTGACGTTACCAAGGAAACACGAGGTATCAAAGTGGCCAGCAGCGGAATGGTATACAGCACGGGCAAGTGTTGTTTTTCCAATGCCACCTATGCCACAAATCCCTATCATATGTACTCCAGCAAGGGATGTGGCATCCAGAAGCCAGTCTACTTCAAGCATTCGATACTCGAGGCCAACTGGGCGATCCACAACAGGTCGACTAATCTTAATCTTGTTGGAAATGTCCTCCACAATCTTCTCAATCAACTTGTATTCATATCCATCCCTGCTCAATttgatcaattaattaaacTCATTCAAGATCGACAAGAAGATATTacctgaaaataaaatataaaataaaaaagaataaataaagatTGGGTAGGTTACCCATGTTTGAAAGCATAACCGGACAAGTTAGCGGCTTGACGCAGTGCGTTCCTCCATTTCATGACTTTGTACGACTcggggttgagtcttctctcaTGCATAGCCAGTGCTTCTCCATAGATCCCCTTCTGATGCCTCACATGGGACGGTTCAACGTCAAAGAAAACTGGAATAACCGGTCGATGGTTATCCTCAGTGAAGTCAAGGATACGTACAAGTCCATCTAAGCaccaagaagaagaagcataGTTCTCGGAGAACACTATAACGAAAACTCTCGAATGTTCAATCGCCTCCGAAAGTGATGCTTTGATTTCCTCTCCACTCTCAAAATCGTAGTCGCCAATGAAGGTATGGATTCCCCTTTTCTCCAAACAATTGTAGAGATTCCCCGTGAAACTGCGTCTAGTGTCTTCTCCTCTAAAACTGAGGAAAACATCGTAAACCCTAATATCAGTAGATTCTGAAACTGCCTTCGACATCGATTACTTCTTCGCTAATTCAACTCCTCCCACTCCAATCCCAGCAATTCCAAACCCTAATATCAATAGATTCtgaaactgcctccatctcccACTATTTTATACTACTACTTCTTTTCTACCAAAGGTCATtactgataaaaataaattaataaataaatggtcattatcttttcttttcttttttattatctattttcaGTAAACAAAATCTTCTACCGTCTCTACATACACATGTTCTCTGTGGCTGAAATCTGAACCGTTCTCTCTTTTCATAGTTGGATtggttgaaattatttttttcttctcatttctgaAACTCATATAGCATAGCTCACacacaataattttttctatataaaaattgCACGGTAATTGCATGTTTCTTACTgttcaactaaaaataataacaaattttgtGTTCTTTTAGAGAAACCggaaatcaaatttaacaaattgcTCACATTTAACAAATACTATATTAACgtgaatataatattatatttaatcatttaaatttaagtaagttatattaaatttatatttttattcattcaattaattttgttttcaataattttttcgcGGAATGTTAAATTAATGATCTTCATAAAAGTGATTATAATGAAATGATTTacgagttattttttataaaaaaaataattttattattattttcatttggattttgttgtgtaatttcatttggaaaataatattgttaaaactatttttagttGTATTAAAAACTAATCACATTCAattatcttatattattttctattaataaataagttctatattttggatattttaatttttttgaatagtataagaaaataataatatttttatataatcctAAAAATTTATTCCTCCAAAATTACTTGTGTACCAAAATCAAAACAGGTTATTTTGTAGgtactaaaaaaagagtttattgaagcctaaaattaaaacaaaattaaagccCCAAAATACCTTTGCTTCCCCTATTTTCTTGTTCTTCGAACCCTTATCCTCTGCATCCCCCTTCGACTTTCTTTGCCACCCGTGAGGACTATCACTGCCAACACAGACGACAATCACCAACACATTCGAAGCACATTCATTTTGTGGAACaggttgtttttgtttttgtttttcttttcgttcATGTGTTTCCGAATTATGAAAATCCGTAATTTTAGCTGTATTGTGCACATTTGTTGGTATGTTCCAGATTAGAGAATCCACAAGCTTGTTTGGGTTTTCCGGATCAGATGATCTGGAATATTGTTATGTATATGTTCCAGAATGCTTAGAGTAATCCGGATAGCCTATTTTGGATTGCTTGTTCCAGaagctttaattttaaaaaatttcggTCTGTGGGTTTTTTTGTTGTGGCGTTTCATGTGGGTCATTGTCCCGACTTTCTTCACTTTCTCCTGCGACGTACCCTAAGATCATCAGTGAAAATATCGATCCTGCAAATCAAGCAGCATTGCTTCAGTTTTTGCAACACTTGTAATCTTTCAATAGTTTgagtaactttttctttttatgtttgttattatttcatATATTCATCCAAGTTCTTTGGACTAAATATCAATATAGCTTATGCATTTTTTACCCTTTTTAGAGTGGAATTTTGCTTCTTTGTTACTCTTGTATTTTTCATCCGATTTCACATTTAGCAAATATAGGAGGATAGTATGCAGTTTTGCACAATTTTCTTTATACCAACATATTTGTTGATTGTTTTGATGCCTTCCGAGGGATTCAAATTTGCAAGAATGAGAATGGAATATAACTCTGAAAGTGAAATCCCCAACGGGGGTGAAGAGGGTTGAGATAAGGGTGAGAGAGAACTTATATAAGAAGACGGGCAAATATGGAACTTTGAAAATATTGGGGGTACAGAAGTTATTGCCTTTGTGATGAAGCCCACAAACACTTGGGCCAGGTGTTGGATCAGCAAGGTCAATCTAGGCAAGCAAAGCCTATGCCAATCAAAAGGATAGGAAATTGCTCACATTTAGTGTTATAAAAATCGAACCCGGATAGTCTATTCAAAGGTTTTATATAATCCTGGCcttttaaaaagtcttttacttcattattttgatttcttattatatactattatttaatattttttatattcttatgcTTATGTCCCTGTGCAGACTATGTCTAGGGTAAATTTCCCTTCAAAAGGACTCAAGTTGTGCTTCACCCTGTACCTTGGCTTCTTTCAATCCATTTTGTTTTTGGCTAGAGGTGAACATTATTTATAAGACCATCACAAGGTACTTTACCAAATTTTAGCCTtttgatttgttaaaataaaagtagATTTCACCTTTTGCAGTATACTTTCTTAAAACCCATATTATTTATGCTTTGTAATATATGACAATTGTGGTTTCtatgtttaattatattatttaaagatgtgtgatagaatttttaattgttatgattttaatttttttaaaatcttataggGAGGAAGAGATCTACAACTTGGTGTGTAAATTtgaaagagttgaaaaactcataatttttttttatataaaattttcttaaaacaataataatatctcctaaaattaatttttgatctAATCAGTTGAGAGACATACACCATTACTCTCTAACTAaccgaaaacaaaaaaagatcaATTGTTGTTAATAAGAGATCGaggtgttaaattatttttggcaCGAGCAGAGCGGATTTGGAGGGATGGAAGGttgattattttcatttaaccaTTATGTGTATACAGAAGCTCTTCCCAGATTTTGTTCTGGAAAATTTTATCATGATATGTTAGGTGTAGTTCTCTTTATCATTGTTTTCAtttgtacacatttttttctttaaatctaATATTCTTAATTATGAACATAACCTTTAACTATAGGTGATTTTATGTTGATCGAATATATTTAAATCCCACCTTTACAATATTTAAACCCTTATATAAACATTTgtgattgaaattttaaaattatttgataaaaaatttaatatttatgtgttgatagtgtaaaataattttatatcattatttaattataaattattatttaaattattttaaaataattattttaaaagttaataaatttatcatgatGTAAACCAGTTTCATACAATTATCTAAACAATGTTTGAAGTGCAGAGCATTGAAaagttaagtattttttatttataaaaaaaataaaagttaagtgtGCAGAAATAAGTATAAACCGAgtgaaaatatataactaatatttaaCAATATGAAGCCTTTTACGTCacattttaacattaaaatacCTACCATTTATGCTCAAATATTCGTGTGCCTCGATAGAAATTAATTgggtggaaaaaaattaaattaatatttaaggtaTGAAACAATTTatgttctattttaaaattaaaatacctaaAATTAATGgctaaatatatgttttattatcaaaatgttAATGAATAGACAATTAATACTAATGATTTTTATAAAGACAAAACCACAAATGTAGGAacattttttaaaggaaaaattacacaatattttatttatgtgtcTCTTGgatttataagtattttatatataacgattttttttaaaattatatatacattattttaattatgtaatgaTATATTTGCATGCTGGttctatcaaacaaaaaaaggagagaaaaatgatgtttaaactttaaacataaaaatttaatactttagtgccttttattaaaaaaaaatcaattatatttgtaattaattatttaaaacaaaatatttgattGGTTAATCTAATCTTATCAgacaaaaaaggagaaaaaatgaagtttgaaaataaataatttttgtcatCAATTTTCAAACTATTCCAATATAATAATGCACATTCTTCAAATAgtttaaattaagataataaataaataagtatatattttgGTTTGAATTATGGTAACCAATGTGCGATGAAAATCAGTCATTGCTTCTAACGGAACTATCTTCGTCATACTAATTCCATAATTAacacaaaaaagtaaaacatattacaaTGATGATTTTCATTTgttacaatttaaaatatatttcatcaaATGTTCATGCATACAAAAGCATATATTAATTAtaggaaatttctttaaaattaaattcaaacattttgtataaaaaaatagttaattaatattacaatgaataaaaatttagataatctatAATTTCCTTCCTAGAGCAACTAACGgttataaaacaaaaactataaatgtataattgagtataattaaaagtataacaaatattaaaaaaatgatgaaaaaatattaatttaattaaattttctgaagttacaacttttttcttatataaataagATGATAAGAGATGATTTACTTATTCTTTACTTTTTCTATacagttttttttctcttcttaagCATTGTTACTACAGGATATGTAggtttttcatatttgttttttttggaatttttggtttttcataGTTTCTTTGTATTTATTATCAAATGTGTGCATGATAATGTTTTATAGGATGACGTTTTTTcaagataaaaatttacaaattggtTTAGGAGTTTTGCAACAAAATTAACAcacacaaaatatatttataatttttttacaatgataattaccttacattttaatatttttttactaaaatgttttgttcttaagtttgaatttgttatgacaaaaagaaaattttgattatcttttttcttattaaggAAACCGTCTATAACCTGAATTAGCATACAAAACTAATCTTAATGTAAATGCAATGTGTCTTTTCAAGCGTCTTATTCAAAGTGAGACTTGAGCCCGTCCACAAATATCAACTCTCttattataagttaaaaaacatggagtttatttaattattttcaaactgTTTTTTTgagatttaatatataaaatttaattttttaatttgaataatttttttttgaaattgtgaTTTGCATaaactattattaaaaatttataaagaatgataaaaatatcttttaatatattatttataatttatttgaaatagtaaaatattgttattattgcTATTATTATAACATgatttaatgattaaattaatttgattattatagCATTTAATACATCAGATAACATTCAAGTACTGTTTAAATgcaatcattttaaattgtaacgtattattattattattatttaatgattaacttaatttaattattatagcaTATATTTCTTTaggtctcaaatataagaagagaaaaaaagtttttttcttgatctcaagaaaattttaagtaattttatttcatttaatactatcatatctaaaatattatttatttaattgaagtgGTACTTCTaataactcatttttatttctaatatcaAGTTTCCATTAAAGATtgtagaaaaaatttatttttttaattaagattgatgtaattaaatataattaacatgaatattttttttttcttatatttgaaataaaGAGCATATAACACTAAATAACATAATCCAATATATGATTTaaactgaaatatttttttctatcaagAAACATACTACAATGAAGGTTTTCATCTTGTTATAacttaaaaacatatttcatCTAGTATTCTtgcttataaaataatatgttacTAAATTATtgtcatgtttattttcttcaattaagTGTTTGGGATatgtgaaaaataattgaagAGTTATATAtctatttcaataatttaaatataggtttaaatgtttgtttaatgtctttaatttaacatttttttatttttcattcttgtaaaataatttttttattttagcccatataaattatatttgtttgtattttttatccttaaagtCTTTTAGATAAGACTTCAAAATCTAAAAAGCCTTGTCTAAAgctttataaagataaaaaataaaataaacataatttgtaaagattaaaaataatttgtttcaaaagaatgaaaaaaaaattaaaaagagtaaaaagatATTTGAGTCAATATTTACAACACCTTATAACTACAATTAGTGTTTGTTAACAATGACACATGGTAGATTActttagtttaaatatatattttgtccaTGTagattaatactttttttttgtccttgtaatctttttgttttaattcttaTCAAATatgtttactttatttttcgTCCTTAGAAAACTTTATATGaacaaaaagtatatttaaatctattattttttattaatttgattttttacttATCATATGTCAGAACAAATAgttgaaaaaaaacttaaattttttaaggttaaaaattatattaattaatacaaaattaacctataattacataaaaatattatttatcccACACATcacatgaataaaaattaatttaatttaaaatatataaataaattaaaattattaaaaaataaatatgatgcatTATTGATAGATATACTCAAACTTGATAACATccaacaaaacataaataaatattaaaagtttaattgt of the Glycine max cultivar Williams 82 chromosome 13, Glycine_max_v4.0, whole genome shotgun sequence genome contains:
- the LOC100816497 gene encoding TMV resistance protein N, with the translated sequence MSKAVSESTDIRVYDVFLSFRGEDTRRSFTGNLYNCLEKRGIHTFIGDYDFESGEEIKASLSEAIEHSRVFVIVFSENYASSSWCLDGLVRILDFTEDNHRPVIPVFFDVEPSHVRHQKGIYGEALAMHERRLNPESYKVMKWRNALRQAANLSGYAFKHGDGYEYKLIEKIVEDISNKIKISRPVVDRPVGLEYRMLEVDWLLDATSLAGVHMIGICGIGGIGKTTLARAVYHSAAGHFDTSCFLGNVRENAMKHGLVHLQQTLLAEIFRENNIRLTSVEQGISLIKKMLPRKRLLLVLDDVCELDDLRALVGSPDWFGPGSRVIITTRDRHLLKAHGVDKVYEVEVLANGEALELLCWKAFRTDRVHPDFINKLNRAITFASGIPLALELIGSSLYGRGIEEWESTLDQYEKNPPRDIHMALKISFDALGYLEKEVFLDIACFFNGFELAEIEHILGAHHGCCLKFHIGALVEKSLIMIDEHGRVQMHDLIQQMGREIVRQESPEHPGKRSRLWSTEDIVHVLEDNTGTCKIQSIILDFSKSEKVVQWDGMAFVKMISLRTLIIRKECFSKGPKKLPNSLRVLEWWGCPSKSLPSDFKPEKLAILKLPYSGFMSLELPNFLHMRVLNFDRCEFLTRTPDLSGFPILKELSFVFCENLVEIHDSVGFLDKLEIMNFEGCSKLETFPPIKLTSLESINLSHCSSLVSFPEILGKMENITHLSLEYTAISKLPNSIRELVRLQSLELHNCGMVQLPSSIVTLRELQVLSIRQCERLRFSKQDEDVKNKSLLMPSSYLKQVNLWSCSISDEFIDTGLAWFANVKSLDLSANNFTILPSCIQECRLLRKLYLDYCTHLQEIRGIPPNLETLSAIRCTSLKDLDLAVPLESTKAGCCLRELILDDCENLQEIRGIPPSIEFLSATNCRSLTASCRRMLLKQELHEAGNKRYSLPGTRIPEWFEHCSRGQSISFWFRNKFPVISLCLAGLMHKHPFGLKPIVSINGNKMKTEFQRRWFYFEFPVLTDHILTFGEGQIKFEDNVDEVVSENGWNHVGVFVDVDFKWNPTEPLVVRTGLHVIKPKSRVEDIRFTDPYKPTIL